The genomic DNA AGTCAAAAAAAATCTACTAATTTTGTTTTAATCATCATCTCTCGGGTATAATATAATTACATTAGATTTTCCTCTTTTAAAGAGGTTAATTTATAGAGGTGATTCCGGGGACTAAATAACGAGATTATTATCTTGTGATAGTTTACAAGCTAAAGTAGTACCATAGGTTACTATATTACTTTAATTAAGTTACTTTAGGAGGTATGTACTATCGAGGAAAAACACCAGTACTTTAAAATTAAATATATAAATTCTAATAGTGCTTGGTTTCACTGAGACTCGATCAAAGGGTAAATTGCTTTGGTCGAGTTTTTTGTGCTTTAAATGCCCTGCTCTCATAGAAAATTATTTAAAAAAAGCGCACTGGATATCCAGTGCGCTTCTAATATATTAATCGCTATTACTTGTTGATGATAGCAGCTTGAGCAGCAGCTAATCTAGCGATTGGTACTCTAAATGGTGAACAAGATACATAGTTCAAACCGATTCTGTGGCAGAATTCGATTGAAGATGGCTCTCCACCGTGCTCTCCACAAATACCTAATTTGATATCTGGTCTTGTCTCTTGACCCAATTTTACAGCTGTCTTCATAAGTGAACCAACACCTACTTGGTCGATAGCTTGGAATGGATCTTTCTCGAATATTCCTCTTTCTTTGTATTCAGAAATGAACTTACCAGCATCATCTCTAGAGAATCCAAATGTCATTTGAGTTAAGTCATTTGTACCAAATGAGAAGAACTCTGCTTCTTCTGCAACTTGATTAGCAGTAACAGCAGCTCTAGGAATCTCAATCATTGTACCGATTTTGTAGTCTAACTTAACGCCAGCAGCTTCGATGATAGCGTCAGCTTCTTTAGCAGCTAATGCTTTCATTTCTGCTAATTCGTTTTTGTGTCCTACCAATGGAATCATGATTTCAGGAACAACATTTAATCCACCTTTGTTAACTTCAACAGCAGCAGTGATAATTGCTCTAACCTGCATAGCATAGATTTCTGGATAAGTAACACCTAGACGACAACCTCTATGACCTAACATTGGGTTGAACTCTGATAATTCTTCAACTTTAGCTTTTAATTCATCAAAGCTTAAGTTTAATGCATCAGCAACCTCTTGGATTTCTTCATCTTTGTGTGGTAAGAATTCATGCAATGGTGGATCTAAAAGACGAACTGTAACAGGTCTATCTTCCATTGCTTTATAAATACCAACGAAGTCTTCTTTTTGGTATGGGAATAATTTTTCTAATGCTTTTTCTCTTCCTTCAACTGTATCTGAAACGATCATTTGACGGAAGTTGAAAATTCTTTCCTCTTCGAAGAACATATGCTCTGTTCTACACAAACCAATACCTTCTGCACCAAACTCAACTGCTTGAGCAGCATCTCTTGGAGTATCAGCATTTGTTCTTACTTTAAGAGTTCTAGTCTCATCAGCCCATCCCATCAATGTTCCAAAGTTACCAGATAATTCTGGAGTAACAGTTTTGATAGAACCAGTATAAACATCACCAGTATTACCGTTTAATGAGATAAACTCGCCTTCTTTAACTTCTTTATCTCCAACGATCATTACTTTCTTTTCTTCATCAACTTTTGCGCTACCACAACCAGCAACACAGCAAGTACCCATACCACGAGCAACAACAGCTGCGTGAGATGTCATACCACCACGTTGAGTTAAGATACCTTCAGCACTTACCATACCTTCGATATCTTCTGGTGAAGTCTCAGCTCTTACTAAGATAACTTTTTCGCCAGCTTCAGCTGCGTTTTTAGCATCTTCTGAAGTGAAGTATACTTTACCTGATGCAGCACCTGGTGATGCTGGTAAACCAGTTGTTAATACTTCTGCCTTAGCTAAATCTTCTTTATCAAATGTTGGGTGAAGTAATTGATCCAATTGTTTTGGCTCAATACGCATGATTGCCTCTTCTTTAGTGATTAGACCTTCTTCAACCATTTCAACTGCAATCTTAACAGCAGCAGCTGCTGTTCTCTTACCAGTTCTTGTTTGTAAGAAGTATAGTGTACCATTCTCGATAGTAAACTCTAAATCTTGCATATCTCTATAGTGGTTCTCTAATTTATTTGCAATTTCCATGAATTGGTTGTAAACTTCTTCATTTATTCTCTTCATATCTTCGATGTGAAGTGGAGTTCTGATACCAGCAACAACGTCTTCTCCCTGTGCGTTCATTAAGAACTCACCAAAAATACCATTGTCTCCAGTTGCAGGGTTTCTAGTAAATGCAACACCAGTACCTGATGTCTCACCTGCATTACCAAATACCATTGCTTGAACATTTACAGCAGTTCCAATGTCATGTGGAATTTCGTTTAAGTTTCTGTAAACGATAGCTCTTGGGTTATTCCAAGATCTAAATACAGCTTCTACAGCTTCCATTAACTGTGCTTTAGGATCCTGTGGGAAGTCCTTGCCAGTTTCTTCTTTAACTACTGCTAAATAAGCAGGAATCATTTCTTTTAGGTTTTCTGCAGTTAAGTCAGTATCTGACTCTACGCCATGTTTTTCTTTTGCTTCGTCTAAAATTGCTTCGAATTTAGATTTTGAAATCTCTAAAACAACGTCAGAGAACATTTGGATAAATCTTCTGTAGCTATCATAAGCCAATCTTTCGTTGTTAGTCAATTTAGCGAAACCTTCAACAGCTTCTTGGTTTAAACCTAAGTTTAATACTGTGTCCATCATACCAGGCATAGAAATTCTAGCACCTGAACGAACTGAAAGCAATAATGGATTAGAAACATCCCCGAATTTCTTTCCAAGCTTTTCTTCTACTTTTGCTAAATTTTCAAAAATTTCTGCTTCTACTGAAGCATCAATTTTCTTACCATCAGCATAGTACTTTGTACACATTTCTGTTGTTACAGTAAATCCTGGAGGAACTGGAACTCCGATGTGAGTCATCTCAGAAAGGTTTGCACCTTTACCTCCCAATAAATTCTTCATTTCTTTTTTTCCTTCGTCGAAGGAATAAACATACTTAGCCATTTCATCACACTCCTGTTTTATTTTAAACTTTAAGAGTTTGGTTCTGATATCTTCAAAATATCATACATCAAACATTATAGCACTTTACCCCTCTAAAAATCAATATAATTTTAGAGAATAAAATAATTCTTTTCACCTCTGTCTCATATAGAAGCACCGTTTCATTGATACCCATTGTGAAATAAATTATAGCACTAATATGTTTAATGGAAAACAATACGCTTAACAAAAAACAAAGAGTCTACCATTGGTAGACTCTAATTTGCTAATAGAGTAAGCAAATCTATAAGCCGAGTTCTGTATTAGATTATCATCAATCTAGACCATTTGTTACCAAATGGTTCAAGCAACCTACCATTAGAGAAAACAACGGGCAGCTGTCTTTTCAATCTCATTTTGGTCTTGCTCCAAGTGGGGTTTACATAGCAGACTAGTCGCCTAGCCTCTGGTGAGCTCTTACCTCGCCTTTCCATCCTTACCACACTAATGTGGCGGTTTATTTCTGTTGCACTATCCTTAGAGTCGCCTCCACTGGGGATTACCCAGCACCCTGCCCTATGGAGCTCGGACTTTCCTCATGCCAAAGCACGCGATAATCTGACTTACTTACCGACATATTCTAACATAGATTAGCATCTGTGTCAATTTTTAGCACTAAAATTTATAACTTTTTTGCCAAACTGCCATTATCTAACTCAAAAGGAGCGATTTTAATTTCAAAATCATCTATTTTATCATTCAGTAACTTCTCTAATTCATCAAGCACCGGTCTTTCAGAATAATAATGTCCTAAATCAATTACAGCAATATTTTTATCTATCAAATCAAGTACCTTTGTACTTCTAAGATCAGAGCTTATATATACATCTACATTTCGTACTTTAGATATCAAATCTTCACCACCACCGGGACAAAAAGCAACATTTTCTATACCTAAATTTTCATCTCCATAGTAAGTAACGTTCTTACATTTCAAGTCTTTCTTCAGTCTTTCAGCCAATGTTATAAGAGTAGTCTTTTCTATTTTCCCAGCCCGTCCATGTCCATAAACTTTTTTTAAATTCTTGACTTCAATCACGTCATAAGCTACCTCTTCATATGGGTGATTCAACTTCAATGCAGCTACTACATTTTTCAAATCAGTCTCTTTCACAATAGCTTCCAACTTTATTTCATCTACAAACTCCAGCTTTCCAAGCTCACCAATATATGGATTTGCACCATCAACTGGTCTAAACGTTCCTGTGCCTGATTGTCTAAATGTACATGAGTCGTAATCACCATATCTCCCTGCTCCAGCATCCGTTAATGCTTTTGCCACTAACTCAACATGGTCTTTAGGTATAAAACTAATAATTTTGTAAAATGATTCACTTGTTATAGGTTCTATGATTGATTCATTCTCTAGGCCTATGATTTTCCCAAGCGCATAATGAGTACCATAATCACATAAATCTAGCGGAGTATGCCATGCTAATATATTTAAATCATTTATCATGGCCTTCTTTAACAAAAAAGATCTTTTTCGTGCTGAGTCAAATTTCTTCATTGATTTAAATATCATTGGATGATGCGCCAATATAGTATTTATATTATTTGATATAGCATAATCTAGTACATCCTCAGTTACATCCATTGCTAACAAAAGTCCACTAACTACACATTCATTGTCTCCTACTATAAGCCCGCAATTATCCCATGATTCAGTAAGTTTTAGCGGTGCAATTTCCTCAATTTTATCAATTAAATTACTTAGCTTCACGCTTCATCATCACCTTTTCTAAACTCATAATTATATTTTCAAGTTCAATTAATTCCTCATTTGCATCTTTTTTAGAATTCTGTTTTATACTTTGATATATATTCTTGTACTTAGAAAGTTTGAATTTATAAAATGCATCTATTTGTTCTCCGACTTTATTCTTTAATACAGGTCCCACTATAGCATCATTTTTGTCTGTGAAATTCTGACCTATAGCATTAGGCTTTGCAACAATAATTTCATAAAACTTTTTACCTTCTATCGCTATTTCTTCATCAACAATTTCAAATCCATTTTCATTTAAATACACTCTAAGTATATCGCTAGCAACCATTGGTTGAAAAATAAATTTATCAATGCTATTTGTAATTTTCAAATCATGGGCTAATAACTCAGTCATTAATACTCCGCCCATTCCAGCAATAACTACAGTTTTAACTTCTCCAGCTCGAAGCACCTCAAGCCCAGAACCAAGTCTCGTATCCATTTGTTCTTCGTATCCATACTCTAAAGATATTTCTTTGGCTTTCTGCAAAGGCATTTCATTTATATCTGCAGCTATAGCCGATTTTACCTTGCCTGTTTCAATAAGATAGATAGGCAAATATCCGTGATCCGTTCCAATATCAGCAATCATTTCCTCTTGTTCTACAAGATCCGCAATCGCCTGCAATCTAGGTGTTAATTTCATATAATTCTCGCCTCTTTCAATATAAATAATTCAGAAAAAAAGATTCTCTGGTTTATTCCAGAAAATCTTTTAATTTTTTACTGCGACTTGGATGTCTTAACTTTCTAAGCGCTTTAGCCTCTATCTGTCTAATACGTTCTCTTGTAACATCAAACTCTTTACCAACCTCTTCCAAGGTTCTTGCTCTTCCGTCATCTAAACCAAATCTCAATCTCAATACTTTTTGCTCTCTCGGAGTAAGTGTATCAAGTACATCTACAAGTTGCTCTTTTAGCAATGTAAACGTAGCTGCTTCTGCTGGTGACTGTGCATCATCATCTGGTATAAAATCACCAAGATGGCTATCCTCTTCCTCACCAATAGGAGTCTCTAACGATACAGGTTCTTGAGCTATTTTTATAATTTCTCTTACCTTTTCAACTTCTAAGTCCATCTCTTTGGCAATTTCTTCTGGAGCAGGTTCTCTACCTAAATCCTGTAACAATTGTCTCTTAACACGAATCAATTTATTGATAGTTTCTACCATGTGCACGGGAATTCTGATAGTTCTAGCTTGGTCTGCTATTGAACGAGTAATTGCTTGTCTAATCCACCACGTAGCATAAGTACTGAACTTATACCCTTTTCTATAGTCAAATTTTTCTACAGCCTTAATTAGACCCATATTTCCTTCTTGAATCAAATCCAAGAACAACATACCACGTCCAACATAGCGTTTCGCTATACTAACTACCAATCTCAAGTTTGCCTCTGCTAATTTTTTCTTAGCTATTTCATCGCCTGCTTCCATTCTCTGCGCTAAATCAATCTCTTCTTCAGCAGTCAATAGTGGTATCTTACCAATTTCTTTAAGATACATTCTAACAGGATCATCTACACTTATTCCTTTCGGAACATCAATTTCTTGAGTCTTTTTCTTTGATTTTGTAGTTTTTTTACTTTCTTTTGCCTCTGAGTCTGACTCTCCGCCAATAACTTCTATCCCTTCGCTCTTAAAAATACCATAGATGTCATCTATTCTATCCGCATCTAACTCGACTTTTTCAAATGAAGACATAATCTCTTCATAAGTTAAAGAACCCTCTTCTTTACCTTTTTTTAATAAACTTCCAATCGCCTTTTCAACATCAACCTTGGCTATATTTCCCTTTTTGTCAGCCATTAAGACGCCTCCTTTAATCCTACTTCGTTTTCATATACTGATCAATCTCTCTAGCAACCTCTAACGTATCATTGAGCTCAATCATATATTTTTCGCGTTGTTTCTCATCTGACGTTTCACTAATCAGCTGTTTCAATTTGTTTTTTTTCTCATTTAAACGATACTTTTTCAATTTTATAATAATCTGGTGCAAACTGTCAATATCCTTTAACTGATTTAATGATATTTTTTTACTTTGAGCAAGAAATTCTAATTGTTCTTTGATAACTTCTAACGACTCATGAGGATTGCTTTGTTCATAAGCTTGTCCTATGGTCTCATAAATAATTTTAAGTTCATCGTCAAAACATTCGAGCACATCTTGTTCATTTTGAAGCTGCTCGTAGTACTTCTTTGAAATAGTAACAGTATACAAAAGCTCATACGGAAGCTGATTTGTTTTTTTCTTTATTAAAACCTTTGTGTTTCTCTCCATTGGCTTTTGAAACAATTGTTCTCTTTCATTCGATGTAAAATCACGTTTTTCAGAATTTCTACTTTTTGCAACCACGTTTTTCGCCCTATTTTTGTATCTTTCATAAAAATCATTTCTAATCACATCAGCATTTATCTTCAACTCATCTGCGATTTTTCTAAGATACAATTCAACTTCAGTCTTATTATCTTGTCTAGACAATACCTCAAACAAATTTTCTAAATACTTTATTTGATCATTGCTATCACTTATATCGTATTCTTGCCTCAAGTCATAATCATAATACTCTATAGGTGAAAATGCCTTTTCTAATCTTGCTAAAAAAGATTCCTTTCCAAATTTTTTAATATATTCGTCGGGATCTTTAGCACCGTCTAGCACAATTATCTTTGGTCTAATTTCTCGTTCTGCCAAACGTTCTATAGCTCTCTTGGTTGCTTTTCTACCCGCTTGGTCCGTATCATAGCAGATATAAACATCCTCTGCATTTTTTTTAATAAGTTGAACCTGCTCTTTGGTCAAAGCTGTACCAAGTGATGCAACCGCATAGTAAATGCCACTTTGAAATAGTGCTATGACATCCATATATCCCTCTGCCAAAATCAATTTTCGCTCTCTTGATTTTTTTCTTAGCAAATTAAGCGAAAACAAGTTCCAGCCTTTATTAAATACTTCCGAATCTGTAGAATTCAAATATTTAGGTTTTTGACTATCGTCTATAGCTCTACCTCCAAAACCTATGACTCGCTGTCTCGTATCTAATATTGGAAACATCAATCTATTTCTAAATCTGTCATAATAACTATCTCTTTTTTCACTGTGAATAATTAAACCCACCGACAACATCTCTGCTATAGTAAATCCTTGTGATTTTAGATAATCTAAAAGAGCCGTCCAGCTATCCTGAGCATATCCCAAACCATAAATTTGTATAGATTTATGGTCAATTTCTCTTCTTTGCAAATATCTAAGCGCTTTCTCTGTCTTTCTCAAATTTTCGCGATAGAATATTGCAGCTGATTTATTGAGTTCATAAAGCCTATTTTTTGCATCTTCTCTAGGGTCTCTAGCTATTTCCTGAACTTCGAGTTCTAGTCCAGCTCTTTCCGCCAAAAACTCCACAGCTTCAGAAAACGAAATATTCTTATACTCCTCAACAAACTTAATTACATCCCCCCCTGCCCCACAGCCAAAGCAATGATAAATTTGCTTAGCCGGAGAGACAACAAAAGAGGGGGTTTTTTCATTGTGAAAAGGACAAACCCCCTTGTAGTTAACTCCTGCTCTTTTTAATTCTAAACAGTCGCCAATCACATCGACGATGTCAATTTCATCTTTTATTTTCTCAATAAATTCTTCTCGAAATACTCTTGGCATTATCCTCACCTAAACTATATATTCTATAACCACTTCAATTTTCCTCTTTATTTACAAAAAATAATTTATAATTACTTTTCTACCAACCTAATCAATGCCCCAAGAACTTGGAAGATAATATTCCTTAAACTTCTTCAAAGCATAGCGATCTGTCATACCGGCTATGTAATATGTTACCTTATTTAGCTCACTAGTATTTAATTCTCTATACTCTTTTACCATCTTGTCTGGATGATCCTTGTAGTAATAATAAAGCATTTTCAAAAGTGTTTTTGCCTTATTTTCTTCATACTTCGCCTCTGGATTATGATATACCGCTTCAAACATAAAATCTCTCAACAAATCACTGTACTTTGCAATCTTCTCTCCTCTAGAAATAATATTTTTCCCTTCACTATGATCTACTATGTCTGTAATCATAGTCTCAATTCTATCTCCATGAGTTTTTCCAAGTACTTCAACACATTCTGAAGGCAAATCAGACTCGCTCAATATTCCAGCACGAATAGAATCATCTATATCATGATTTAGATAAGCTATCCTATCAGCAATTTTAACAACTTGACCTTCTAAAGTCAT from Tissierellales bacterium includes the following:
- the rpoD gene encoding RNA polymerase sigma factor RpoD, with the translated sequence MADKKGNIAKVDVEKAIGSLLKKGKEEGSLTYEEIMSSFEKVELDADRIDDIYGIFKSEGIEVIGGESDSEAKESKKTTKSKKKTQEIDVPKGISVDDPVRMYLKEIGKIPLLTAEEEIDLAQRMEAGDEIAKKKLAEANLRLVVSIAKRYVGRGMLFLDLIQEGNMGLIKAVEKFDYRKGYKFSTYATWWIRQAITRSIADQARTIRIPVHMVETINKLIRVKRQLLQDLGREPAPEEIAKEMDLEVEKVREIIKIAQEPVSLETPIGEEEDSHLGDFIPDDDAQSPAEAATFTLLKEQLVDVLDTLTPREQKVLRLRFGLDDGRARTLEEVGKEFDVTRERIRQIEAKALRKLRHPSRSKKLKDFLE
- a CDS encoding class I SAM-dependent methyltransferase; translation: MKLTPRLQAIADLVEQEEMIADIGTDHGYLPIYLIETGKVKSAIAADINEMPLQKAKEISLEYGYEEQMDTRLGSGLEVLRAGEVKTVVIAGMGGVLMTELLAHDLKITNSIDKFIFQPMVASDILRVYLNENGFEIVDEEIAIEGKKFYEIIVAKPNAIGQNFTDKNDAIVGPVLKNKVGEQIDAFYKFKLSKYKNIYQSIKQNSKKDANEELIELENIIMSLEKVMMKREAK
- the ppdK gene encoding pyruvate, phosphate dikinase, whose translation is MAKYVYSFDEGKKEMKNLLGGKGANLSEMTHIGVPVPPGFTVTTEMCTKYYADGKKIDASVEAEIFENLAKVEEKLGKKFGDVSNPLLLSVRSGARISMPGMMDTVLNLGLNQEAVEGFAKLTNNERLAYDSYRRFIQMFSDVVLEISKSKFEAILDEAKEKHGVESDTDLTAENLKEMIPAYLAVVKEETGKDFPQDPKAQLMEAVEAVFRSWNNPRAIVYRNLNEIPHDIGTAVNVQAMVFGNAGETSGTGVAFTRNPATGDNGIFGEFLMNAQGEDVVAGIRTPLHIEDMKRINEEVYNQFMEIANKLENHYRDMQDLEFTIENGTLYFLQTRTGKRTAAAAVKIAVEMVEEGLITKEEAIMRIEPKQLDQLLHPTFDKEDLAKAEVLTTGLPASPGAASGKVYFTSEDAKNAAEAGEKVILVRAETSPEDIEGMVSAEGILTQRGGMTSHAAVVARGMGTCCVAGCGSAKVDEEKKVMIVGDKEVKEGEFISLNGNTGDVYTGSIKTVTPELSGNFGTLMGWADETRTLKVRTNADTPRDAAQAVEFGAEGIGLCRTEHMFFEEERIFNFRQMIVSDTVEGREKALEKLFPYQKEDFVGIYKAMEDRPVTVRLLDPPLHEFLPHKDEEIQEVADALNLSFDELKAKVEELSEFNPMLGHRGCRLGVTYPEIYAMQVRAIITAAVEVNKGGLNVVPEIMIPLVGHKNELAEMKALAAKEADAIIEAAGVKLDYKIGTMIEIPRAAVTANQVAEEAEFFSFGTNDLTQMTFGFSRDDAGKFISEYKERGIFEKDPFQAIDQVGVGSLMKTAVKLGQETRPDIKLGICGEHGGEPSSIEFCHRIGLNYVSCSPFRVPIARLAAAQAAIINK
- the dnaG gene encoding DNA primase, with translation MPRVFREEFIEKIKDEIDIVDVIGDCLELKRAGVNYKGVCPFHNEKTPSFVVSPAKQIYHCFGCGAGGDVIKFVEEYKNISFSEAVEFLAERAGLELEVQEIARDPREDAKNRLYELNKSAAIFYRENLRKTEKALRYLQRREIDHKSIQIYGLGYAQDSWTALLDYLKSQGFTIAEMLSVGLIIHSEKRDSYYDRFRNRLMFPILDTRQRVIGFGGRAIDDSQKPKYLNSTDSEVFNKGWNLFSLNLLRKKSRERKLILAEGYMDVIALFQSGIYYAVASLGTALTKEQVQLIKKNAEDVYICYDTDQAGRKATKRAIERLAEREIRPKIIVLDGAKDPDEYIKKFGKESFLARLEKAFSPIEYYDYDLRQEYDISDSNDQIKYLENLFEVLSRQDNKTEVELYLRKIADELKINADVIRNDFYERYKNRAKNVVAKSRNSEKRDFTSNEREQLFQKPMERNTKVLIKKKTNQLPYELLYTVTISKKYYEQLQNEQDVLECFDDELKIIYETIGQAYEQSNPHESLEVIKEQLEFLAQSKKISLNQLKDIDSLHQIIIKLKKYRLNEKKNKLKQLISETSDEKQREKYMIELNDTLEVAREIDQYMKTK
- a CDS encoding Nif3-like dinuclear metal center hexameric protein, which translates into the protein MKLSNLIDKIEEIAPLKLTESWDNCGLIVGDNECVVSGLLLAMDVTEDVLDYAISNNINTILAHHPMIFKSMKKFDSARKRSFLLKKAMINDLNILAWHTPLDLCDYGTHYALGKIIGLENESIIEPITSESFYKIISFIPKDHVELVAKALTDAGAGRYGDYDSCTFRQSGTGTFRPVDGANPYIGELGKLEFVDEIKLEAIVKETDLKNVVAALKLNHPYEEVAYDVIEVKNLKKVYGHGRAGKIEKTTLITLAERLKKDLKCKNVTYYGDENLGIENVAFCPGGGEDLISKVRNVDVYISSDLRSTKVLDLIDKNIAVIDLGHYYSERPVLDELEKLLNDKIDDFEIKIAPFELDNGSLAKKL